One genomic window of Arachis stenosperma cultivar V10309 chromosome 10, arast.V10309.gnm1.PFL2, whole genome shotgun sequence includes the following:
- the LOC130957271 gene encoding secreted RxLR effector protein 161-like — protein sequence MDNAKAMDTPMSTTCYLDKDEQGKSIDVKKYRGMIGSLLYLTASRPDIMFSVCMCARYQANPKESHLSAVKRIMKYLIGTLNVGLWYPKGSTCDLIGYSDSDFAGCKLDRKSTSGTCHLLGNSLVSWHSKKQVSVALSTAEAEYVAAGSCCAQILWMKQQLMDYGLMLDHIPIKCDNTSAINLTKNLVQHSRTKHIEIRHHFIRDHVQKGDVVIELVETSKQLADIFTKPLCKESFFNIRNELGILDSNLI from the coding sequence ATGGACAATGCTAAGGCAATGGACACACCAATGAGCACTACTTGCTACCTTGACAAAGATGAACAAGGTAAAAGCATAGATGTAAAGAAGTATAGAGGCATGATAGGATCATTACTTTATCTAACGGCAAGTAGGCCAGATATCATGTTTAGTGTATGCATGTGTGCGAGATACCAAGCTAATCCTAAGGAATCTCACTTAAGTGCGGTGAAAAGGATTATGAAATATCTCATAGGAACAttaaatgttggattgtggtatcCGAAAGGATCCACTTGTGATTTGATTGGTTATTCCGATTCCGATTTTGCCGGTTGCAAATTGGATAGGAAAAGCACTAGCGGCACTTGTCACTTGCTAGGAAACTCTCTTGTTTCATGGCATAGTAAGAAACAAGTAAGTGTAGCCTTGTCTACCGCCGAAGCCGAGTATGTAGCCGCTGGTAGTTGTTGCGCCCAAATTTTATGGATGAAACAACAACTTATGGACTATGGACTCATGCTTGATCACATTCCTATCAAATGTGATAATACTAGTGCAATAAATTTAACCAAGAATCTGGTTCAACATTCAAGAACCAAGCATATTGAGATTAGACATCACTTCATAAGAGACCATGTTCAAAAGGGTGATGTGGTTATTGAACTTGTCGAAACTAGTAAACAACTAGCGGACATCTTCACTAAACCTTTATGTAAAGAAAGTTTTTTTAACATCCGAAATGAACTTGGTATCTTGGATTCTAATCTAATATGA